A genomic segment from Fusarium fujikuroi IMI 58289 draft genome, chromosome FFUJ_chr04 encodes:
- a CDS encoding related to 2`-O-ribosyl phosphate transferase RIT1 — protein MPEPRFSDLILPQNEQLSMSQLMASFKRTTLTIHNRLTSIQTDADFVDAVSQAYSPRPLVANERCGSWYIPPERKGASAYFKSTDGHERAWKFSTRRLNLHLVDLIENNDGIIIVDSTRRGKRMPDALSSTIPIWCTVLNLTLLPSNPSSANLYLPVHLPATTHSQICALIPGFVASFKALNLNLPTCLTKPLRPFWVTPDSSLPSVQDTSSIFDDFRPVICCTASRRVVGSEMDEGGYIQGAADDTEMWAHDLTAPLFWKNIDELLKTPEAELPDLISRLVGDHAAGKKDEGIQIKLTPNLSVCPLPLPANPLECRIVITQDTAPKDSWIKSKTYMQAGLGKNKLASRNLRTSLPEICDFAAKYLALATEPDQQRIVVACESGRDLSVGVALAISCYLFDDDGNIRKSTEDASFTKTFIKSRLGVIMTAYPSANPSRATLQSVNSFLMDWRK, from the exons ATGCCTGAACCCCGCTTCTCCGATCTGATACTCCCTCAAAATGAACAACTGTCCATGTCCCAACTCATGGCGTCTTTCAAACGCACCACACTTACAATCCACAACCGTCTGACTAGCATCCAAACCGACGCAGACTTTGTGGATGCGGTGTCTCAGGCCTATAGCCCGCGACCACTTGTGGCTAATGAACGTTGTGGAAGTTGGTATATTCCGCCCGAGCGTAAAGGTGCAAGTGCGTATTTTAAGAGTACAGATGGCCATGAGAGGGCGTGGAAATTTAGCACTAGGAGGTTGAACTTGCATTTGGTTGACCTTATTGAGAACAATGATGG TATCATAATCGTCGACTCTACTCGCCGTGGAAAGA GGATGCCTGATGCCCTTTCATCGACGATTCCTATCTGGTGCACAGTCCTCAACCTAACTCTTCTACCCTCAAACCCATCCTCAGCAAATCTCTATCTGCCAGTTCACCTCCCAGCAACAACACATTCCCAAATATGCGCACTCATCCCTGGATTCGTTGCTTCCTTCAAGgcactcaatctcaatcttccAACATGTCTGACAAAACCACTCCGCCCATTCTGGGTCACCCCAGActcatctcttccttctgtTCAAGACACATCCTCCATATTTGACGACTTCCGCCCTGTCATATGCTGCACGGCTAGTCGCCGAGTTGTAGGCAGCGAGATGGACGAGGGAGGATATATACAAGGTGCGGCTGACGATACTGAGATGTGGGCGCATGATCTTACAGCGCCTTTGTTTTGGAAGAAtattgatgagcttctcaagacgCCGGAGGCTGAACTGCCAGATCTGATCTCCAGACTAGTCGGCGATCATGCtgctggcaagaaggacGAAGGAATACAGATAAAGCTGACACCAAACCTTTCAGTTTGCCCTTTACCACTTCCCGCCAACCCCTTAGAATGTCGCATTGTCATAACTCAAGACACCGCACCAAAGGATAGCTGGATAAAATCCAAGACTTACATGCAAGCCGGCCTTGGCAAAAACAAGCTGGCCAGTCGCAACCTTCGCACTTCTCTACCGGAAATATGCGACTTTGCTGCTAAATATCTTGCCTTGGCCACAGAGCCTGATCAGCAACGAATTGTGGTGGCATGCGAATCAGGGCGAGATCTATCAGTCGGCGTGGCCCTTGCGATATCATGCTACCtatttgatgatgacgggaaCATCAGAAAATCAACAGAAGACGCCTCATTTACAAAGACTTTCATAAAGTCGAGATTGGGTGTCATCATGACAGCTTATCCAAGTGCCAACCCCAGCCGGGCCACTCTACAGAGTGTCAACAGCTTTTTAATGGACTGGCGAAAATGA